From the uncultured Pseudodesulfovibrio sp. genome, one window contains:
- a CDS encoding nucleoside transporter C-terminal domain-containing protein, producing the protein MLQSAFGLLVLVGLAWAVSEKRRKVKPLGVAVGLAIQVGLALVMLKVPVFEHIFLGLNKFALAVEQATVAGTSFVFGYLGGGPLPFSEPYPGAAFILAFRALPIILVMSVLSAMLYYWRILPMIVRGFSWALEKTMNIGGALGVGAASNIFVGMIEAPLVIKPYLSRMTRSELFTLMTCGMATIAGTMLVLYASILSSVIPNAMGQILAASIISAPAAIVISRIMVPETEAHTEGHAVPPRSATSTMDAVTRGTADGVNILINVVAMLIVLVALVSIGNSLLAFLPDVAGAPLTLQRILGWIMSPVVWLVGIPWSEAQTAGGLMGTKTILNEFLAYLEMAKLPAGALSERSRVIMTYAMCGFANFGSLGIMIGGLSVMAPERRADVVSLGFRSIVSGTLATLMTGAVVGIII; encoded by the coding sequence ATGCTGCAAAGCGCGTTCGGATTGTTGGTATTGGTTGGGCTGGCCTGGGCGGTCAGTGAAAAGCGGCGCAAGGTCAAACCGCTCGGCGTGGCGGTCGGATTGGCCATTCAGGTAGGACTGGCGCTTGTCATGCTCAAGGTTCCTGTCTTTGAGCACATCTTTCTGGGACTCAACAAATTTGCGCTTGCGGTTGAGCAGGCGACCGTTGCCGGAACGAGTTTTGTCTTCGGTTATCTCGGTGGTGGGCCGCTGCCCTTTTCCGAACCATATCCCGGTGCCGCATTCATTCTCGCCTTTCGTGCCCTGCCGATCATTCTTGTCATGTCCGTGTTGTCGGCCATGCTCTATTACTGGCGTATCCTGCCGATGATCGTACGCGGTTTTTCATGGGCGCTTGAAAAGACCATGAATATCGGCGGCGCGCTCGGCGTCGGAGCGGCGTCCAATATTTTCGTCGGCATGATCGAGGCGCCGCTTGTCATCAAGCCCTACCTTTCCCGCATGACGCGAAGCGAACTCTTCACGCTCATGACCTGCGGCATGGCAACCATTGCCGGGACCATGCTCGTGCTCTACGCCTCCATTCTTTCCAGTGTCATCCCCAACGCCATGGGGCAGATCCTTGCAGCGAGTATCATTTCCGCGCCCGCGGCCATCGTCATTTCGCGCATCATGGTCCCGGAGACCGAGGCGCACACCGAGGGGCACGCCGTGCCGCCGAGGTCCGCGACCTCCACCATGGACGCCGTGACCCGCGGCACTGCCGACGGGGTGAACATTCTCATCAACGTGGTAGCCATGCTCATCGTTTTGGTGGCGCTCGTTTCCATCGGCAACTCACTGCTTGCCTTTTTGCCGGATGTCGCCGGGGCACCGTTGACCTTGCAGCGCATTCTCGGGTGGATCATGAGTCCGGTCGTCTGGCTCGTGGGTATTCCGTGGAGCGAGGCCCAGACCGCTGGCGGGCTGATGGGAACCAAGACCATTCTCAATGAATTTCTGGCGTATCTCGAAATGGCCAAACTCCCGGCTGGCGCACTGTCCGAGCGCAGCCGTGTCATCATGACCTACGCCATGTGCGGATTCGCCAATTTCGGCAGCCTCGGCATCATGATCGGCGGCCTGAGCGTCATGGCCCCGGAGCGGCGGGCTGATGTCGTCAGCCTCGGATTCCGGTCCATTGTCTCGGGTACGCTCGCCACCCTGATGACAGGGGCGGTTGTCGGTATTATCATTTAG